The following coding sequences lie in one Aquipuribacter nitratireducens genomic window:
- a CDS encoding NUDIX hydrolase produces the protein MSSQRSAVAVAVYGVLVDGGRLLLMRRAGSGYRDGQLSLPAGHLDGGEDAVSGMIRELREELDIVADPASCKLALTMHRAPEGAGDREYVDLFFLVERWRGVPTIAEPHKCEELIWVDRHQLPWDVVDYVAAALRSIDARQPMALHGWRP, from the coding sequence GTGTCGTCGCAGCGCTCTGCCGTGGCCGTGGCCGTGTACGGGGTGCTCGTTGACGGCGGGCGGCTGCTGTTGATGCGCCGGGCGGGCAGCGGCTATCGCGATGGCCAACTGTCTCTTCCCGCAGGGCACCTCGACGGTGGCGAGGACGCCGTTTCGGGGATGATTCGCGAACTGAGGGAGGAGCTCGACATCGTGGCGGATCCGGCCTCGTGCAAGTTGGCGTTGACCATGCACCGCGCGCCCGAAGGAGCAGGAGACAGGGAGTACGTCGATCTGTTCTTCCTGGTCGAACGCTGGAGAGGGGTTCCGACGATCGCAGAGCCGCACAAGTGCGAAGAGCTGATCTGGGTCGACCGCCACCAGCTTCCCTGGGATGTCGTCGACTACGTTGCTGCGGCTCTCCGATCCATCGACGCCCGGCAGCCAATGGCACTGCACGGCTGGAGGCCGTGA
- a CDS encoding phosphotransferase, translated as MSGGSSSRCTGPGRAAPPPSALRAWDVSHPVRLTGGQGLSFAAGGLVLKPAGDPALATWLAEVLDTVSAEDVRIIRPVRSRSGSWVVDGWSAWHWLDGEHRSDAWQDVLEVSARFHRAVAGVSWSPALVASHRWAVADRVAWGETPGELPESVIPLLALRRPVDLPCQLIHGDLGGNVLFCDGLPPAVIDMSPYWRPAGYADAIIVADAVAWSGAGADLVEHLLRQQGEQLLLRAVLFRVATDPHFAPAYEPLVPLIAT; from the coding sequence ATGAGCGGCGGGAGCTCGTCCCGTTGCACGGGCCCTGGACGAGCCGCACCCCCGCCGTCGGCGCTGCGGGCGTGGGACGTGTCCCATCCGGTGCGGCTGACCGGGGGCCAGGGTCTGAGCTTTGCGGCCGGAGGTCTCGTGCTCAAGCCGGCCGGCGACCCGGCGTTGGCAACCTGGCTAGCCGAGGTGCTCGACACGGTGTCCGCGGAGGACGTCCGGATAATCCGACCGGTGCGGTCACGGTCCGGGAGCTGGGTCGTCGACGGCTGGTCGGCGTGGCACTGGCTGGACGGTGAGCACCGCTCGGACGCGTGGCAGGACGTCCTGGAGGTGTCTGCCCGCTTCCACCGGGCCGTGGCCGGTGTCTCTTGGTCGCCGGCGCTGGTGGCGTCGCACCGGTGGGCGGTCGCCGACAGGGTCGCCTGGGGTGAGACCCCTGGCGAGCTCCCGGAGTCCGTCATACCGCTGCTCGCCCTTCGGCGTCCGGTGGACCTGCCCTGCCAGCTCATCCACGGCGACCTCGGCGGCAACGTCCTCTTCTGCGACGGCCTACCGCCCGCCGTCATCGACATGAGCCCGTACTGGCGCCCGGCCGGCTACGCCGACGCGATCATCGTCGCCGATGCTGTCGCCTGGTCCGGCGCTGGCGCGGACCTCGTCGAGCACCTCCTGCGCCAGCAAGGGGAACAGCTCCTGCTCAGGGCCGTCCTCTTCCGGGTAGCCACCGACCCCCACTTCGCCCCCGCCTACGAGCCCCTCGTACCCCTGATCGCGACGTGA
- a CDS encoding aminoglycoside adenylyltransferase domain-containing protein — protein sequence MSDTESNSLRSIPGDVRTLLTTTVDLLSEGLGPALAGVYLHGSLAVGDFCQGRSDVDLLAVLTQQPDEELLVRLRVVHDTVDARFPMWRSRVEVEYVALDTLQRQATDDDLAAPGVIARVSPGEHLHLLAATQHRVLGWSLAHRHGVTLTGPPVQTVIPAIDDEQARDSLLHHVRDWPTWVRGMTTPGGQAYAVLSVCRAAVALDAGDQVSKKVAATIIAEAVPAHRDVVLWARDWWYQGGSDDEPPRTAAVRRFVDETSTQLLH from the coding sequence GTGAGTGACACGGAGAGCAACTCCCTCCGCTCGATACCCGGAGACGTGCGGACGCTGCTCACGACGACCGTCGACCTGCTCTCAGAAGGCCTCGGCCCTGCTCTCGCGGGCGTGTACCTGCACGGCTCCCTCGCGGTCGGTGACTTCTGCCAGGGACGCAGCGACGTCGACCTTCTCGCGGTACTGACCCAGCAACCCGATGAGGAGCTGCTCGTCCGCTTGCGGGTCGTCCACGACACTGTGGACGCACGGTTCCCGATGTGGCGGAGCCGCGTGGAGGTCGAGTACGTGGCTCTCGACACGCTGCAACGGCAGGCGACCGACGACGATCTCGCTGCGCCTGGCGTTATCGCGCGGGTCAGCCCGGGCGAGCACCTGCACCTGCTCGCAGCGACCCAGCACCGAGTGCTGGGCTGGTCGTTGGCGCACCGGCACGGCGTCACGCTGACCGGACCGCCGGTGCAGACCGTGATCCCCGCGATCGACGACGAGCAGGCCAGGGACTCGCTGCTGCACCATGTCCGGGACTGGCCGACATGGGTGCGCGGCATGACCACCCCCGGCGGACAGGCCTACGCAGTCCTCAGCGTGTGCCGCGCCGCAGTCGCACTAGATGCCGGGGACCAGGTCTCAAAGAAGGTCGCGGCAACGATCATCGCTGAGGCCGTGCCCGCGCACAGGGACGTGGTGCTGTGGGCGCGGGACTGGTGGTACCAGGGCGGGAGCGACGACGAGCCGCCACGAACAGCCGCGGTCCGCAGATTCGTCGACGAGACGAGCACTCAGCTCCTCCACTGA
- a CDS encoding carboxymuconolactone decarboxylase family protein — protein sequence MTRIPVHTVASAPEGSRDSLKTLEARFGKVMNIHGAMAHSPAVLETYAAIQRVMTEVGTFDGATREAIALAVANVDDCAYCQAAHTAGGKAAGLTEQETIDIRRGDVEDPKLAALLAIVREQTARVGHVQDSTWQAALDQGWTDAELTETSAHVALNLFTNYFNHLVRTDLDLPAAPAA from the coding sequence ATGACCCGCATCCCCGTCCACACCGTCGCCTCCGCTCCCGAGGGCAGCCGGGACTCCCTCAAGACGCTCGAGGCCCGCTTCGGCAAGGTCATGAACATCCACGGCGCGATGGCGCACTCGCCAGCCGTCCTCGAGACCTACGCCGCGATCCAGCGGGTCATGACGGAGGTCGGCACCTTCGACGGCGCCACACGCGAGGCCATCGCGCTGGCCGTGGCGAACGTCGACGACTGCGCGTACTGCCAGGCCGCGCACACCGCCGGTGGGAAGGCCGCCGGCCTCACCGAGCAGGAGACGATCGACATCCGCCGGGGCGACGTCGAGGACCCGAAACTCGCCGCCCTGCTCGCGATCGTGCGGGAGCAGACCGCCCGGGTCGGTCACGTGCAGGACAGCACCTGGCAGGCGGCCCTGGACCAGGGCTGGACGGACGCCGAGCTGACCGAGACGTCGGCGCACGTGGCGCTCAACCTCTTTACGAACTACTTCAACCACCTGGTGCGCACGGACCTCGACCTGCCGGCGGCTCCCGCGGCCTGA
- a CDS encoding SRPBCC family protein, which translates to MRISTGIDIDAPVAAVWEVVGPQFGDVGRWARAVEASTPVGDIGEPGSGRRCEVAAPGFDALTEELITYDEAARSLSYRASAGMPRFVRSATNTWRVGPRPDGGSRFDMAADLELAGAARALSPVFAAYLWGVGRLTARDLQVVVETGRPRRGGVTRALLDLVRPTSRRSLRRVVGLNGAFSATCGAVLLLAPTWWSAQLSDAPTALVAATGLGLLGYGAGLGLVVRRGTVPAGLGLTLAGLDAAWVLASTVVLLTAESTTTTGTLTLLGTATVVALLGVSQWRAATARPPRTAAAVGEATPAP; encoded by the coding sequence ATGAGGATCTCGACCGGCATCGACATCGACGCCCCCGTGGCCGCGGTGTGGGAGGTGGTCGGCCCGCAGTTCGGCGACGTCGGGCGGTGGGCCCGAGCCGTCGAGGCCTCGACGCCGGTGGGTGACATCGGCGAGCCCGGCAGCGGCCGCCGCTGCGAAGTGGCGGCTCCCGGCTTCGACGCGCTGACCGAGGAGCTGATCACGTACGACGAGGCGGCCCGGTCGCTCTCGTACCGGGCGAGCGCGGGCATGCCCCGCTTCGTCCGGTCGGCCACCAACACCTGGAGGGTCGGCCCCCGCCCTGACGGAGGCAGCCGGTTCGACATGGCGGCGGACCTCGAGCTCGCGGGCGCCGCTCGCGCGCTCTCCCCCGTGTTCGCCGCCTACTTGTGGGGCGTAGGCCGTCTGACGGCGCGTGACCTGCAGGTGGTCGTCGAGACGGGCCGACCCCGACGAGGCGGGGTCACGCGCGCCCTGTTGGACCTCGTCCGCCCGACGTCCCGGCGCTCACTGCGACGGGTCGTCGGGCTCAACGGTGCCTTCAGCGCGACCTGCGGTGCTGTCCTCCTCCTGGCTCCGACGTGGTGGTCCGCGCAGCTGTCGGACGCACCGACGGCCCTCGTCGCCGCCACAGGGCTGGGACTGCTCGGCTACGGCGCCGGACTCGGCCTCGTCGTCCGGCGCGGAACCGTGCCTGCTGGGCTCGGGCTGACCCTTGCAGGCCTCGACGCCGCGTGGGTACTGGCCTCGACCGTCGTCCTGCTCACGGCGGAGTCGACGACGACGACCGGGACGCTGACCCTGCTGGGCACCGCCACGGTCGTGGCGCTGCTGGGGGTGTCGCAGTGGCGGGCCGCGACCGCGCGTCCCCCGCGTACCGCGGCCGCAGTGGGCGAGGCGACGCCGGCGCCGTGA
- a CDS encoding class I SAM-dependent methyltransferase, which produces MRQDDLWDSEAAQSYDTPGTGMFADAVLKPTVARLTELAAGGRALEFAIGTGRVAVPLAEAGVPVTGIELSRPMLEQLRTKVDEQTIPVVVGDMATARAPGTFTLVYLVFNTISNLLTQAEQVACFRNAASHLDAGGRFVIELWVPELRALPPGRAATVGTVEPGYLLIDTYDVLHQRVVSHHVTYSPADGDGRDARLFRSPHRYIWPAELDLMAQLAGFELESRHADWTGAPFTAESPSHVSVYRLPADR; this is translated from the coding sequence GTGCGCCAAGACGACCTGTGGGACTCGGAGGCGGCCCAGTCCTACGACACCCCCGGCACCGGCATGTTCGCCGATGCGGTGCTGAAGCCGACGGTCGCTCGCCTCACCGAGCTCGCCGCGGGCGGCCGCGCTCTGGAGTTCGCCATCGGCACCGGGCGCGTGGCCGTCCCGCTCGCCGAAGCCGGCGTCCCCGTCACCGGGATCGAGTTGTCCCGCCCGATGCTCGAGCAGCTGCGCACCAAGGTCGACGAGCAGACCATCCCCGTCGTCGTCGGCGACATGGCCACCGCCCGCGCGCCAGGGACGTTCACCCTCGTGTACCTGGTGTTCAACACGATCTCCAACCTGCTCACCCAAGCCGAGCAGGTCGCGTGCTTTCGCAACGCCGCGAGCCACCTCGATGCCGGCGGCAGGTTCGTCATCGAGCTGTGGGTGCCCGAGTTGCGCGCCCTCCCACCCGGGCGGGCAGCGACGGTCGGGACGGTCGAGCCCGGCTACCTGCTCATCGACACCTACGACGTGCTGCATCAGCGCGTCGTCTCCCACCACGTCACCTACAGCCCCGCAGATGGCGACGGGCGCGACGCCCGGCTGTTCCGCAGTCCCCACCGCTACATCTGGCCCGCCGAGCTCGACCTCATGGCCCAGCTCGCCGGCTTCGAGCTGGAGTCCCGTCATGCCGACTGGACCGGTGCTCCCTTCACCGCCGAGTCCCCGTCCCACGTCTCGGTCTACCGGCTGCCCGCTGACAGGTGA
- a CDS encoding NUDIX domain-containing protein: MSETVADSGKDEHIVVAGVLCRAGRALLVHRSPSRRWYPDVWDLPGGHVEPGEAPQRALEQELAEELGITAIVTGEPFARLRGDDFVMDVWVLDQWRGEAANQDVEEHDALAWLTSDEMSALRLADARRPRLVRAALQQPRSTQGRPSRLSPGPQ; encoded by the coding sequence GTGTCCGAGACGGTGGCCGACAGTGGCAAGGACGAGCACATCGTGGTCGCCGGTGTCCTGTGCCGAGCCGGCCGGGCGCTGCTGGTGCACCGCTCGCCGTCCCGACGCTGGTACCCCGACGTCTGGGACCTTCCCGGCGGGCACGTCGAGCCCGGCGAGGCCCCGCAGCGCGCGCTGGAGCAGGAGCTCGCCGAGGAGCTCGGCATCACGGCCATCGTGACCGGCGAACCGTTCGCTCGGCTGCGCGGCGACGACTTCGTGATGGATGTGTGGGTGCTGGACCAGTGGCGCGGGGAAGCGGCCAACCAGGACGTCGAGGAGCACGACGCCCTGGCATGGCTCACCAGTGACGAGATGAGCGCGCTCCGCCTGGCCGATGCTCGCCGGCCGCGCCTGGTGCGGGCAGCCCTGCAACAACCGCGCTCAACGCAGGGGCGCCCCTCGCGCCTGTCTCCTGGACCTCAGTGA
- a CDS encoding toxin-antitoxin system toxin subunit yields the protein MEPLEDADWPHRELRIGFDTQARLLETVVLLFKGGDELVIHDMPARKQYSELLP from the coding sequence GTGGAGCCGCTCGAGGACGCCGACTGGCCCCACCGGGAGCTGCGCATCGGGTTCGACACGCAGGCGCGGCTCCTCGAGACCGTCGTGCTGCTCTTCAAGGGCGGCGACGAATTGGTCATCCACGACATGCCGGCCCGCAAGCAGTACTCGGAGCTTCTGCCCTAG
- a CDS encoding helix-turn-helix domain-containing protein, with product MSARVSALPLVETVTPFGAALRRRRRLRGLSQLQLALAARTTSRHLSFLETGRSRPSRDMVQRLSVALDLPLRETNRLLTDAGLAPAYPETRLDDPDLGAFSDAIEQMLARHEPYPAYVIDRHWDIVRANAAADRLLPAEADRNVVRLVYGGAWRDAIDNWAEVAVAGLARLTAEAARHPGDEVLAGLVDLASDAVRHLSPRPRRRPVGCCARTSESVTTSCGPSPWSPISEEPRTSRSTSCGSS from the coding sequence GTGAGCGCACGCGTGAGCGCACTTCCACTGGTGGAGACCGTGACCCCGTTCGGGGCCGCCCTTCGACGGCGACGACGACTCCGCGGCCTCAGCCAGCTGCAGCTGGCCCTGGCAGCGCGGACCACGTCCCGGCACCTGTCGTTCCTCGAGACCGGCCGCTCGAGGCCGAGTCGCGACATGGTGCAACGGCTGTCGGTCGCGCTCGACCTGCCGCTGCGCGAGACCAACCGGCTGCTCACTGACGCAGGCCTGGCTCCGGCCTACCCGGAGACACGCCTCGACGACCCCGACCTCGGCGCCTTCTCCGACGCGATCGAGCAGATGCTCGCCCGGCACGAGCCGTACCCCGCCTACGTCATCGACCGGCACTGGGACATCGTCAGAGCGAACGCCGCCGCCGACCGGCTCCTGCCGGCCGAGGCTGACCGCAACGTCGTCCGCCTCGTCTACGGCGGGGCCTGGCGGGACGCGATCGACAACTGGGCCGAGGTCGCCGTCGCCGGGCTCGCTCGGCTGACGGCTGAGGCGGCCCGCCACCCCGGAGACGAGGTCCTGGCCGGCCTGGTCGATCTCGCCTCGGACGCCGTCCGCCACCTGTCCCCTCGCCCACGACGCCGGCCGGTCGGGTGCTGTGCCCGCACTTCCGAGTCGGTAACGACGTCGTGCGGACCATCTCCGTGGTCGCCCATTTCGGAGGAGCCGCGGACGTCACGCTCGACGAGCTGCGGGTCGAGCTGA
- a CDS encoding 2-phosphosulfolactate phosphatase gives MPTFKPAHRQDGHRVRHDWGLTGARAIALDVDIAVVVDVLSFTTTLSVATDAGVHVLPYRWDDHDADPDAEQFAAEHRAVLAVGRRVAQPGQVSLSPATVHAADPSPARLVLPSPNGSTIAHHLAGVADVVVGACLRNATAVAEWVDQHYDHRSARVAVISAGERWPDGSLRPAVEDLWGAGAMLRALADREWHDLSPEANLAAAASQAVAPDLAAQLTACASGRELHHGGFGADVDIAAEVDHSTSVPVLRGHAFVPA, from the coding sequence GTGCCGACCTTCAAGCCGGCGCACCGCCAGGACGGCCACCGCGTCCGCCACGACTGGGGCCTGACCGGCGCCCGCGCCATCGCCCTCGACGTCGACATCGCAGTAGTGGTCGACGTCCTGTCCTTCACCACCACGCTCAGCGTGGCCACCGACGCCGGCGTCCACGTTCTGCCCTACCGGTGGGACGACCATGACGCCGACCCAGACGCCGAGCAGTTCGCCGCCGAGCACAGGGCAGTTCTCGCTGTCGGTCGCCGCGTCGCTCAGCCCGGACAGGTCAGCCTGTCCCCGGCGACGGTCCACGCTGCAGACCCGTCGCCGGCGCGGTTGGTGCTGCCGTCCCCGAACGGCTCGACCATCGCCCACCACCTCGCGGGCGTCGCGGACGTGGTCGTGGGTGCCTGCCTGCGCAACGCCACCGCCGTCGCCGAGTGGGTCGACCAGCATTACGACCACCGCAGCGCGAGGGTGGCGGTCATCTCCGCCGGAGAGCGCTGGCCCGACGGGTCGCTGCGTCCCGCCGTAGAGGACCTGTGGGGAGCAGGCGCCATGCTGCGAGCTCTAGCCGATCGCGAATGGCACGACCTGTCCCCAGAGGCGAATCTGGCGGCAGCGGCTAGTCAGGCGGTGGCCCCCGACCTTGCTGCCCAGCTCACTGCATGTGCCAGTGGACGAGAACTCCACCATGGCGGCTTCGGCGCCGATGTCGACATCGCCGCCGAGGTCGATCACAGCACCTCTGTGCCCGTCCTCCGAGGACATGCCTTCGTACCCGCCTGA
- a CDS encoding serine/threonine protein phosphatase, with amino-acid sequence MTSQRLRRHEAVAASLAALNDAALSALVGDTATGAVGVGGGSSVVRVGGLPVFVKRVPLTDRELAAPRSTANLFDVPTACQYGMHRLAGPGVSGWRELAANLTVTAGVLAGETDHFALLHHWRVLPGRLPVAAEHRDVEAVVVQFDGAPGVRARLEALHRATASLVLFSEYLPGTMDDWLADPLARAEQLERQLFEMVAFLRGRELLHMDGHFANMRVHDDRVHLVDFGLATSTAFDLTPAERAFVIRNREHDADYAAMRLVNWLVSSVCGLPPPTGPGPDLDARNAYVHRCADGDLPHDVPPTVVGLLARHASAAARMNTFTARLYDGDTDAEYTGPTA; translated from the coding sequence GTGACGTCGCAGCGGCTGCGTCGTCACGAGGCCGTCGCCGCCTCACTGGCGGCGCTGAACGACGCCGCGCTGTCGGCCCTGGTGGGCGACACCGCGACCGGTGCCGTGGGTGTCGGTGGCGGGTCCTCGGTGGTGCGCGTCGGCGGGCTGCCGGTGTTCGTCAAGCGGGTACCGCTCACCGACCGGGAGCTGGCGGCCCCGCGGAGCACGGCGAACCTGTTCGACGTGCCGACCGCCTGCCAGTACGGCATGCACCGCCTCGCAGGCCCCGGCGTCAGCGGCTGGCGGGAGCTCGCTGCGAACCTCACCGTCACCGCAGGCGTCCTGGCGGGCGAGACGGATCACTTCGCCCTGCTGCACCACTGGCGGGTGCTCCCCGGGCGTCTACCGGTCGCGGCCGAGCACCGCGACGTCGAAGCGGTCGTCGTGCAGTTCGACGGTGCGCCCGGGGTGCGCGCGCGTCTGGAGGCGCTGCACCGGGCGACCGCGAGTCTCGTGCTGTTCTCCGAGTACCTGCCGGGCACGATGGACGACTGGCTCGCCGACCCGCTCGCTCGGGCGGAGCAGCTGGAGCGGCAGCTGTTCGAGATGGTCGCGTTTCTGCGCGGCCGGGAGCTGCTGCACATGGACGGGCACTTCGCCAACATGCGGGTTCACGACGACCGGGTTCACCTCGTCGACTTCGGGCTTGCCACCTCCACGGCCTTCGACCTCACACCGGCCGAACGGGCATTCGTGATCCGCAACCGGGAGCACGACGCCGACTACGCCGCGATGCGCCTGGTCAACTGGCTGGTCAGCAGCGTCTGCGGCCTGCCCCCACCGACCGGACCCGGCCCCGACCTCGACGCACGCAACGCGTACGTGCACAGGTGCGCGGACGGGGACCTGCCACACGACGTGCCCCCGACCGTGGTGGGCCTGCTGGCCCGGCACGCATCGGCCGCGGCACGGATGAACACCTTCACTGCCCGCCTGTATGACGGCGACACCGACGCGGAGTACACCGGACCGACCGCGTGA
- a CDS encoding ribbon-helix-helix protein, CopG family, whose protein sequence is MVSDVSDVSDEQVQQWADEAEAGYDVAEVKRRGRGRPGRGAEPMQVVAVRLTAEELAAVDAVAARDDISRSEAIRRALAAFAA, encoded by the coding sequence GTGGTGAGCGACGTGAGCGATGTGAGCGACGAACAGGTCCAGCAGTGGGCGGACGAGGCCGAAGCTGGCTACGACGTCGCAGAGGTGAAACGGCGCGGACGCGGCCGCCCCGGTCGGGGCGCAGAACCGATGCAGGTCGTCGCCGTCCGCCTGACCGCTGAAGAGCTGGCCGCGGTCGACGCCGTCGCCGCCCGCGATGACATCTCGCGATCGGAGGCGATCCGCCGGGCCTTGGCCGCCTTCGCGGCGTGA
- a CDS encoding NUDIX domain-containing protein, which produces MVAAVLCRAGRALLVHRSPSRGWYPDVWDLPGGHVEPGEDPQRALERELTEELGITASVAGEPFARLRGDDFVMDVWVLDQWRGEAANQDVEEHDALAWLTADEMTALRLADARLPELVRAALQQSSPSPQARPSHRPRGASCGRLHHIELWVPDIDRATRSWGWLLSELGYEPFQQWAGGRSWRLPPTYIVLEQSPALLPGGHERTRAGLNHLAFHAGTREHVDALVVAAPAHGWTLLFPERHPYAGGPQHYAAYLSDTDGYEIELVADDS; this is translated from the coding sequence GTGGTCGCCGCTGTCCTGTGCCGCGCCGGGCGGGCGCTGCTGGTGCACCGCTCGCCGTCGCGGGGCTGGTACCCCGACGTGTGGGACCTTCCCGGCGGGCACGTCGAGCCTGGGGAGGATCCGCAGCGCGCGCTGGAGCGGGAGCTCACCGAAGAGCTCGGCATCACGGCCTCCGTCGCCGGTGAACCCTTCGCCCGGCTGCGCGGCGACGACTTCGTGATGGATGTGTGGGTGCTGGACCAGTGGCGCGGGGAAGCGGCCAACCAGGACGTCGAGGAGCACGACGCGCTGGCATGGCTCACCGCTGATGAGATGACAGCGCTCCGCCTCGCCGATGCGCGCCTGCCTGAGCTGGTGCGGGCAGCCCTGCAACAATCGTCGCCCTCACCGCAGGCGCGCCCCTCGCATCGCCCCCGCGGTGCGTCTTGCGGTCGGCTGCACCACATCGAGTTGTGGGTCCCGGACATCGACCGGGCCACCCGCAGCTGGGGATGGCTGCTCAGCGAGCTCGGCTATGAGCCGTTTCAGCAGTGGGCGGGTGGCCGGAGCTGGCGGCTGCCTCCGACGTACATCGTCCTGGAGCAGTCACCCGCCCTGCTGCCGGGCGGGCACGAACGCACCAGGGCGGGCCTGAACCACCTCGCCTTCCACGCCGGCACCCGCGAGCACGTGGACGCCCTCGTCGTCGCCGCCCCGGCTCACGGCTGGACGTTGCTGTTCCCCGAGCGCCACCCCTACGCCGGAGGACCCCAGCACTACGCCGCCTACCTCAGCGACACCGACGGCTACGAGATCGAGCTGGTGGCCGACGACAGCTGA
- a CDS encoding GNAT family N-acetyltransferase gives MDTSSDTRVRAAGPGDVEALVELRALMFAAMDVPGVDDPQWRIEALQWFGTRVSSDDVHVQVVDVDGAVVAMAMGCLRDSAPSPTSPSGGDVLVSNVVVRPEHRRRGHARRVLRGVLSWAADRGIARVELVATGQGRSLYEALGFRESRFPLMRLHPRAEQVIVGRVSPAEHRLPRQPT, from the coding sequence ATGGACACGAGCAGCGATACCAGGGTGCGCGCTGCCGGGCCCGGCGACGTCGAGGCCTTGGTCGAGCTCCGCGCGTTGATGTTCGCGGCGATGGATGTGCCTGGCGTGGACGATCCGCAGTGGAGGATCGAGGCGCTCCAGTGGTTCGGTACTCGCGTGTCCTCGGACGACGTCCACGTCCAGGTCGTCGACGTCGATGGCGCTGTCGTGGCCATGGCGATGGGGTGCCTCAGAGATTCCGCGCCGAGTCCCACATCACCGAGCGGTGGCGACGTCCTGGTCAGCAACGTCGTGGTCCGCCCGGAGCACCGGCGCAGGGGGCACGCTCGCCGGGTGCTGCGCGGCGTGCTCTCGTGGGCGGCTGACCGGGGCATTGCCCGCGTCGAGCTCGTGGCGACCGGACAGGGGCGCTCGTTGTACGAGGCGCTGGGCTTCCGGGAGTCACGCTTCCCGCTCATGCGTCTGCACCCGCGAGCCGAGCAAGTGATCGTGGGACGTGTGTCCCCCGCGGAGCATCGGCTGCCGAGACAGCCGACCTAG
- a CDS encoding DUF805 domain-containing protein, with protein sequence MSHTSPTASAPSGGPAQVVGGRLGPVEAVRTVLRKTFMWSGRARRSEFWWWTLFASAVYLTAIAVELRLDPTGDSVVITGVAWAALLLPTLAVTVRRLHDRSFSAWWLLLNLLPFGVLVVLVLCAFDSWAGPNQYGPDPKGRPSPARPATAAGGPAGPR encoded by the coding sequence GTGAGCCACACGTCACCGACCGCGTCCGCCCCGTCGGGCGGCCCTGCTCAGGTGGTGGGTGGTCGGCTGGGTCCCGTCGAGGCGGTGCGGACGGTGCTGCGAAAGACGTTCATGTGGTCCGGTCGGGCGAGGCGCTCGGAGTTCTGGTGGTGGACGCTCTTCGCCTCCGCCGTCTACCTCACCGCCATCGCCGTCGAGCTCCGGCTTGACCCCACTGGCGACAGCGTCGTCATCACGGGCGTCGCCTGGGCGGCCCTCCTGCTGCCGACGCTGGCCGTCACCGTCCGACGCCTCCACGACAGGTCGTTCTCCGCGTGGTGGCTGCTGCTCAACCTGCTCCCCTTCGGGGTGCTCGTCGTGCTGGTGTTGTGCGCCTTCGACAGCTGGGCCGGACCCAACCAGTACGGGCCCGACCCCAAGGGCCGCCCCAGCCCGGCCAGACCCGCAACCGCAGCCGGCGGACCCGCGGGTCCGCGGTGA
- a CDS encoding Crp/Fnr family transcriptional regulator, with protein sequence MPSARTASSAGRRAGAATRGLGLLGSAELERLRRFGTTRHAPVGTVVAASGSVVTQVHVVASGEIELRARLEKGRATTALVRAGGVVGDIPLLLGHPMPFDAVASRDTECVTLTRERWTEVLQGSPDLALRWMTSIARRLDDDRRRLVVMASRPLVGQVAYVLLDFAEQAPGGRSVVHLSHTTLAHLLGVRRPSVSRVLAELRATGLVRARYGRTELLDLDGLRHLAGGDPLP encoded by the coding sequence GTGCCGAGCGCGAGGACAGCGTCGTCCGCAGGGCGACGGGCCGGAGCGGCCACGCGAGGCCTCGGGCTCCTGGGGTCGGCGGAGCTTGAGCGCCTGAGACGTTTCGGCACCACCCGCCACGCCCCGGTCGGCACGGTGGTGGCGGCGTCCGGGAGCGTGGTGACGCAGGTCCACGTGGTCGCCTCGGGGGAGATCGAGCTGCGGGCCCGGCTGGAGAAGGGCCGGGCGACAACGGCCCTCGTCCGCGCCGGCGGGGTCGTCGGCGACATCCCCCTGCTCCTGGGTCATCCCATGCCGTTCGACGCCGTCGCGAGCCGGGACACCGAGTGCGTGACGCTCACCCGCGAACGGTGGACCGAGGTGCTGCAGGGTTCGCCGGACCTCGCCCTGCGCTGGATGACGTCGATAGCCCGGCGACTCGACGACGACCGTCGACGCCTGGTCGTCATGGCGTCCAGGCCCCTGGTCGGTCAGGTGGCCTACGTCCTGCTCGACTTCGCCGAGCAGGCCCCCGGCGGCCGATCGGTCGTCCACCTCAGCCACACGACCCTCGCCCACCTGCTCGGCGTGAGGCGCCCGTCGGTGTCGCGGGTGCTCGCGGAGCTGCGCGCGACCGGCCTCGTCCGCGCCCGGTACGGGCGGACCGAGCTGCTGGACCTCGACGGCCTCCGGCACCTCGCAGGGGGTGACCCCCTGCCGTGA